The Solea senegalensis isolate Sse05_10M linkage group LG4, IFAPA_SoseM_1, whole genome shotgun sequence genome includes a region encoding these proteins:
- the LOC122768321 gene encoding methyltransferase-like protein 7A, whose amino-acid sequence MSVFMKICCFVVNALCLPFHILKALGLYNAYKRVFPFCVHQISVKYNKQMYDKKKELFRKVSDFSRPGGQLTILEIGCGSGTNFEFYPPGCRVICTDPNPNFQKYLDKNMSVNDHLVYDRFLVASGEDLSSVADGSVDAVVCTLVLCSVNSIEQTLQETRRILRPGGAFFFIEHVVGEESTWTHFLQHVFQPVMNYFGDGCEINRQTWKQVEAAGFSEVFLRHIQAPFFILIRPHIIGYAVK is encoded by the exons ATGAGTGTCTTTATGAAAATTTGTTGTTTCGTAGTCAACGCGCTATGTCTGCCCTTCCATATCCTGAAAGCGCTGGGTCTGTACAACGCGTACAAACGCGTCTTCCCGTTCTGCGTGCACCAGATTTCTGTCAAGTACAACAAGCAAATGTACGACAAGAAGAAGGAGTTGTTTCGTAAAGTGTCGGACTTCAGCAGACCGGGGGGACAGCTCACCATTTTGGAGATCGGCTGCGGGAGCggcaccaattttgagttttatCCCCCGGGCTGCAGGGTCATCTGCACTGACCCCAACCCCAATTTTCAGAAGTACTTGGATAAAAACATGAGCGTGAACGACCACCTCGTCTACGACAGGTTCTTGGTGGCGTCGGGGGAGGATCTGTCCTCCGTGGCCGATGGATCGGTGGACGCAGTTGTCTGCACCCTGGTTCTTTGCTCTGTCAACAGCATAGAGCAAACTCTGCAAGAGACACGCCGCATTCTTCGACCA gGCGGAGCCTTCTTCTTCATCGAGCACGTTGTCGGGGAAGAGTCAACGTGGACGCACTTCCTGCAGCATGTCTTTCAGCCGGTCATGAACTACTTCGGCGACGGATGTGAGATCAACCGGCAAACGTGGAAACAAGTGGAGGCAGCTGGATTCTCTGAAGTCTTTCTGAGGCACATCCAAGCACCGTTCTTCATCTTGATTAGGCCACACATCATCGGCTACGCTGTGAAATAG
- the LOC122768324 gene encoding methyltransferase-like protein 7A translates to MKSCLMKFCRLVLLALTLPLNVMEITGLCGAYKRFFPFLAYNVTFSYNAKMHRIKRDLFRDVGRFANTDGSLRLLEIGCGSGANFSFYPCGCTVTCTDPNPHFHRYLQLSMDANQHLTYDAFIVARGEDMKEVQDESVDVVVCTLVLCSVSNVQQVLQEIRRILRTGGAFFFLEHVVSDPSSWTFFFQHVLEPLWYYLGDGCRITRATWKDLEAAGFSELHLKQIEAPNVTSMIRPHIMGFSIK, encoded by the exons ATGAAGTCTTGTCTGATGAAATTCTGCAGACTTGTCCTCTTGGCACTGACTCTGCCCTTGAATGTGATGGAGATCACGGGCCTGTGCGGCGCCTACAAGCGCTTCTTTCCATTTCTCGCCTACAACGTCACGTTTTCGTACAACGCCAAGATGCACAGAATTAAGAGGGATCTTTTCCGGGACGTGGGCAGATTTGCAAACACTGACGGGTCGCTCCGCCTGCTGGAGATCGGCTGTGGCAGCGGAGCAAACTTCAGCTTCTACCCGTGCGGCTGCACTGTGACGTGCACGGACCCGAACCCACACTTCCACAGGTACCTGCAGCTGAGCATGGATGCCAATCAGCACCTGACCTATGACGCGTTTATAGTCGCGCGTGGAGAGGACATGAAGGAAGTCCAGGACGAGTCAGTGGACGTGGTTGTCTGCACTCTGGTCCTCTGCTCAGTCAGCAACGTGCAGCAAGTGCTGCAGGAGATCCGACGCATCCTCAGAACA GGTGGAGCCTTCTTCTTTTTGGAGCATGTCGTCTCAGACCCGTCCTCTTGGACATTCTTCTTTCAGCATGTGCTTGAACCTCTGTGGTACTACCTTGGGGATGGATGCAGAATTACAAGAGCAACATGGAAAGATCTCGAAGCTGCAGGATTCTCCGAACTTCACTTGAAACAAATTGAGGCTCCAAATGTTACATCAATGATAAGGCCACATATTATGGGATTTTCCATTAAATAG